From Cyclobacteriaceae bacterium, a single genomic window includes:
- a CDS encoding FtsX-like permease family protein codes for MLKNILITSLRNFFRNRVFSLINIIGLSVSMSLGMLIIMIIKEQLSFDNFHHDSDRIYRVNTRLLHPEWGSIEFASAPLPLGQAINDYTFSEQVVSVSRHLNGDATFHNVSVPVKGLIVDPSFLKVFNFPFVKGNSNTALATANSLVLTQRAAEKIFGTAEPIGQTISLAGYGDFIITGVLQELKGKTHFDFEMLCSLSNLPAFEKNGKMNPSMSDWSAYDNNYLYVKLKDGHKAEEIEQALDEVNKKYCVGLKSDGRDIAYSFYLQPLNKITPGPELSGQMGKGMPAFFLIFLGVLAGIVILMSVFNFTSLTIAKSLSRAREIGVRKVVGAKRYQVFLQFIGEAVVFSMASLVCSYLLLQFLKDIFLQLSFNQNFLLEFNEDISLYIIFILFAMVVGILAGTLPAAYLSAFKPSQVLKDVQNLRIYSGLTLRKILMVTQFTLSVIFVIIASVVTRQVDYMLTADYGISQEDNLNMDLQGIAFEKIANEVRSVPGVIAVGGASHKLGTFEGGSGDYKKNKDDQSVNMHDFAVDDHYIENLSLVFLAGRNFNPEEQVGREKDVILNETAVTHFGFLNPNDALGQTIYANDSMMLRIIGVVKDFHFRPLTNKIGALALRYNNSKLQYLSAKIHPAQKESVIVSLNVIWKKHDAVHAMDYKMMDEEIDAAYHQAGMKDIPVIIGYITFLIITLACLGMLGMAMYASQIRAKEIGIRKVMGASVADVLLLLSKSFMMLVGIALMIGVPVSVILGQGFLEDFAYKISITPLLVLVSVVIIAGVALVTVWSQTIRVATSNPVRWLRQE; via the coding sequence ATGCTCAAAAATATTCTGATCACTTCCCTGAGAAATTTCTTCCGCAACAGGGTCTTTTCGCTCATCAATATCATCGGCCTCTCCGTCAGCATGTCCCTCGGTATGCTCATCATCATGATCATCAAAGAGCAGCTCTCGTTCGACAACTTCCATCACGACAGCGACCGGATCTATCGCGTTAATACCCGCCTCCTTCATCCCGAGTGGGGAAGCATCGAATTCGCCTCAGCTCCGTTGCCATTAGGACAGGCTATCAACGACTATACTTTCAGTGAACAGGTCGTGAGTGTCAGCCGGCATCTGAACGGCGATGCCACTTTCCATAATGTCAGCGTTCCTGTTAAAGGTCTCATCGTGGATCCTTCTTTTTTAAAGGTGTTCAACTTCCCTTTTGTAAAAGGAAACTCCAACACAGCGCTCGCGACTGCCAACAGTCTCGTGCTCACTCAGCGCGCAGCGGAGAAAATATTCGGTACCGCGGAACCCATCGGACAAACGATCTCACTGGCCGGGTATGGCGACTTCATCATCACCGGTGTCTTGCAAGAGTTGAAAGGTAAAACACATTTTGATTTTGAAATGCTTTGCTCTCTTTCCAATCTTCCTGCCTTTGAAAAGAATGGTAAGATGAATCCTTCCATGAGCGACTGGAGTGCGTATGATAACAACTATCTGTACGTTAAACTAAAAGATGGTCACAAGGCAGAAGAGATTGAGCAGGCTCTCGATGAAGTCAATAAGAAATACTGTGTTGGTCTGAAATCAGACGGTCGCGATATCGCATATTCATTTTACCTGCAGCCTTTAAATAAAATTACTCCCGGTCCTGAGTTGTCAGGACAAATGGGAAAGGGGATGCCTGCTTTCTTCCTGATCTTTCTTGGTGTCCTTGCCGGCATCGTCATACTAATGTCTGTGTTTAACTTCACGAGTCTCACCATTGCAAAGTCGTTGTCGCGCGCAAGAGAAATAGGTGTACGCAAAGTTGTGGGAGCGAAGCGCTATCAGGTGTTCCTTCAGTTCATTGGTGAAGCTGTCGTGTTCTCGATGGCATCGCTGGTGTGTTCATACCTTCTGCTGCAGTTTCTGAAAGATATATTTCTGCAACTGTCATTCAATCAGAATTTCCTGCTTGAATTCAACGAAGATATTTCACTGTATATCATTTTCATTTTGTTCGCGATGGTGGTGGGCATTCTGGCGGGAACGTTACCAGCCGCGTATCTCTCTGCGTTCAAACCATCACAGGTGTTGAAGGATGTTCAGAATCTCAGGATCTATTCAGGACTCACCCTGCGAAAGATCCTGATGGTTACGCAGTTCACACTTTCGGTGATCTTTGTGATCATCGCGTCGGTGGTAACACGTCAGGTGGATTACATGCTGACGGCAGATTATGGAATCAGTCAGGAAGATAATCTCAACATGGACCTGCAGGGTATTGCCTTTGAAAAGATTGCAAATGAAGTCAGGAGTGTGCCGGGTGTGATAGCAGTTGGCGGAGCATCGCATAAGCTCGGAACATTTGAGGGAGGTTCAGGTGATTATAAAAAGAACAAGGATGATCAGTCGGTGAACATGCATGATTTTGCTGTAGATGATCACTACATTGAAAACCTGTCGCTTGTTTTCCTTGCCGGAAGGAACTTCAATCCAGAGGAGCAGGTGGGAAGAGAGAAAGATGTTATCCTCAATGAAACTGCGGTTACGCATTTCGGATTTCTGAATCCGAACGATGCATTAGGTCAGACCATTTATGCAAATGATTCTATGATGCTAAGGATCATCGGAGTTGTTAAAGACTTTCACTTTCGTCCGTTGACGAATAAGATCGGTGCGCTGGCACTACGATACAATAACAGCAAGCTTCAGTATTTAAGTGCGAAGATCCACCCGGCACAAAAAGAGTCGGTGATAGTATCTCTTAATGTGATCTGGAAAAAGCATGATGCTGTTCATGCGATGGATTATAAGATGATGGACGAGGAGATTGACGCGGCGTATCATCAGGCGGGCATGAAGGATATTCCGGTCATCATAGGATACATTACGTTCCTGATCATCACGCTTGCGTGTCTGGGGATGCTGGGCATGGCGATGTATGCTTCGCAGATCAGGGCGAAAGAGATTGGTATCCGTAAAGTAATGGGGGCATCGGTGGCAGATGTGTTGCTGCTGCTGAGCAAATCATTTATGATGCTGGTAGGTATAGCCCTTATGATTGGAGTTCCGGTGAGTGTGATCCTGGGTCAGGGATTTCTGGAAGACTTCGCCTACAAGATCAGTATCACGCCACTTCTTGTTTTAGTGAGTGTAGTGATCATTGCCGGAGTGGCATTAGTGACGGTATGGTCTCAAACGATCAGGGTTGCTACTTCGAATCCGGTAAGGTGGTTGAGGCAGGAGTGA
- a CDS encoding cupin domain-containing protein encodes MEQLPITIESLHSNGGARTVTRAVFPPGASAVMHYHTQYNESFRVIEGQLILIKSGKEFKLNIGQLSPEIEFTEIHTYKNKSDHEVIVDIILEPGHQGCEDSNLILAALAKENKLGLLSKKYSLFWLAFYDLTNTIPVGLAKTLCSMATFYYGRKRIKRYQRFLLSMVENLRLKKVEEKTVATD; translated from the coding sequence ATGGAGCAATTACCCATCACCATCGAATCCTTACACTCCAACGGCGGCGCACGAACTGTGACCCGTGCCGTCTTCCCTCCCGGTGCCAGCGCGGTCATGCATTACCATACCCAATACAATGAATCGTTCAGGGTAATAGAAGGTCAATTGATCCTCATCAAAAGCGGCAAGGAATTTAAATTGAACATCGGCCAACTGTCGCCCGAAATTGAGTTTACCGAAATTCATACCTACAAGAACAAGTCAGACCATGAAGTCATCGTCGATATAATTCTGGAACCCGGCCACCAGGGTTGTGAAGATTCAAATCTTATCCTCGCCGCATTGGCAAAAGAAAATAAGCTGGGCCTGCTCTCAAAAAAGTATAGCTTGTTCTGGCTCGCCTTCTACGACCTCACCAATACCATTCCCGTCGGACTTGCCAAAACGCTTTGTTCAATGGCTACATTTTATTACGGCCGTAAAAGGATAAAGAGATATCAGCGATTTTTGTTGTCGATGGTGGAGAACCTTCGTTTGAAAAAAGTTGAAGAAAAAACAGTGGCCACGGATTAA
- a CDS encoding DinB family protein: protein MKKILLLLIISCFSLSAFPKGPTPAASPRVDQMIADWERAKAYTKEYLDAASEEAVNFKPSPEMRSFAEQMLHLAMGSQGIVATSTGKDILFKANIEKMEQYKNKEALTKVVMESYDFVIGILKTLDDQKLDEPVKFFNGQTYTRGTGISKAFEHQTHHRGQTTVYLRLKGITPPGEKLF, encoded by the coding sequence ATGAAAAAGATCCTCCTCCTGCTTATCATCTCCTGTTTCAGTTTGTCAGCATTTCCAAAAGGACCAACTCCCGCCGCATCCCCAAGAGTCGATCAGATGATCGCTGACTGGGAACGGGCAAAAGCATACACAAAAGAATACCTCGATGCCGCTTCTGAAGAAGCCGTTAATTTTAAACCTTCTCCTGAAATGAGAAGCTTCGCAGAACAGATGCTTCACCTTGCCATGGGAAGTCAGGGCATTGTTGCAACGTCCACTGGCAAAGACATTTTATTCAAAGCCAACATTGAGAAGATGGAACAATACAAAAACAAGGAAGCACTCACCAAAGTGGTGATGGAATCATACGACTTTGTTATTGGTATCTTAAAAACCCTGGACGACCAGAAGCTTGATGAACCGGTCAAGTTCTTTAACGGTCAAACCTATACCCGTGGCACAGGAATCAGCAAAGCATTTGAACACCAGACTCACCACCGCGGACAAACAACAGTTTATCTGAGATTGAAAGGAATTACACCTCCGGGAGAAAAGCTTTTCTGA